The Ananas comosus cultivar F153 linkage group 7, ASM154086v1, whole genome shotgun sequence genome has a window encoding:
- the LOC109712311 gene encoding probable carboxylesterase 15: MSPSSSSPPHVVEDCRGVVQLLSDGTVRRSPDPIFPVDSDRDDGSVEWKDVLFDPTHSLFLRLYRPRPSHELSGYDNEKLPVLVYFHGGGFCIGSRTWPNFHAGCLRLAAELGVFVVSADYRLAPEHRLPAAIEDGATALLWLKAQAEAGAGADPWLAESADFSRVFVSGDSAGGNIAHHMAVRFGPAGLNPVRIRGFILLMPAFGGADRTRSELECPADAFLNLELFDRYTRLALPRGATKNHPIFNPFGPESPSLGPVETGPILVVTAERDILRDRDVEYVVKMRELGKRVELVEIQGQEHGFFATKPWSEPVGELVRIIKRFMTELSNESV; encoded by the coding sequence ATGTCGCcgtcctcctcttctcctccccaCGTTGTCGAGGACTGCCGTGGGGTCGTGCAGCTGCTGAGCGACGGCACCGTCCGGCGCTCTCCGGACCCCATCTTTCCAGTCGATTCTGACCGCGACGACGGCTCCGTCGAGTGGAAGGACGTGCTCTTCGACCCGACCCAcagcctcttcctccgcctctaCCGTCCCCGACCTAGTCATGAACTATCTGGTTATGATAACGAAAAGCTTCCCGTGCTCGTCTACTTCCACGGCGGCGGCTTCTGCATCGGCTCTCGGACATGGCCCAACTTCCATGCTGGCTGCCTCCGCCTCGCAGCCGAGCTCGGCGTATTCGTCGTCTCCGCCGACTACCGCCTCGCTCCCGAGCACCGCCTCCCCGCCGCCATCGAAGACGGCGCTACCGCGCTCTTATGGCTCAAGGCCCAAGCCGAAGCCGGGGCCGGAGCCGACCCCTGGCTCGCCGAATCTGCCGACTTCAGCCGAGTCTTCGTCTCCGGCGACTCCGCCGGGGGCAACATCGCCCACCACATGGCCGTCCGGTTCGGGCCGGCCGGCCTGAACCCGGTCCGGATCCGCGGGTTCATTCTCCTAATGCCCGCCTTCGGCGGGGCCGACCGGACCCGGTCGGAGCTAGAGTGCCCGGCCGACGCGTTCCTCAACCTGGAGCTATTCGACCGGTACACCCGGCTCGCACTGCCGCGCGGCGCGACGAAGAACCACCCGATTTTCAACCCGTTCGGACCGGAGAGCCCGAGCCTGGGCCCGGTCGAGACCGGCCCGATCCTCGTGGTGACGGCCGAGCGAGATATCCTGAGGGACCGGGACGTGGAGTACGTGGTGAAGATGAGGGAGCTGGGGAAGCGTGTGGAGCTCGTCGAAATCCAGGGGCAGGAGCACGGGTTCTTCGCGACAAAGCCGTGGTCCGAGCCGGTCGGGGAGCTGGTCCGGATCATCAAGCGGTTCATGACCGAGCTCAGCAACGAATCGGTGTGA
- the LOC109712472 gene encoding probable carboxylesterase 15, translating into MSSSSSSPPPHVVEDCRGVVQLLSDGTIRRSPDPIFPVDSDRDDGSVEWKDVLFDPTHSLFLRLYRPRPSHELSDYDNEKLPVLVYFHGGGFCIGSRTWPNFHAGCLRLAAELGVLVVSADYRLAPEHRLPAAIDDGATALLWLKSQAEAEAGAGADPWLAESADFSRVFVSGESAGGNIAHHMAVRFGPAGLNPVRIRGFVLIMPGFSGPDRTRSELECPADAFLNLELFDRYARLALPRGATRDHPLFNPFGPESPGLGPVETGPVLVVAAERDILRDRDVEYATKMRGLGKRVELVEFEGQEHAFFSRMPWSEPAGELVRVIKRFVDDLSNEESV; encoded by the coding sequence AtgtcgtcgtcctcctcttctcctcctccgcacgTTGTCGAGGACTGCCGCGGCGTCGTGCAGCTCCTGAGCGACGGCACCATCCGGCGCTCTCCGGACCCCATCTTTCCTGTAGATTCTGACCGCGACGACGGCTCCGTCGAGTGGAAGGACGTGCTCTTCGACCCGACCCAcagcctcttcctccgcctctaCCGTCCCCGACCTAGTCATGAACTATCTGATTATGATAACGAAAAGCTTCCCGTGCTCGTCTACTTCCACGGCGGCGGCTTCTGCATCGGCTCTCGGACGTGGCCCAACTTCCACGCCGGCTgcctccgcctcgccgccgaGCTCGGCGTACTCGTCGTCTCCGCCGACTACCGCCTCGCCCCCGAGCACCGCCTCCCCGCCGCCATCGACGACGGCGCTACCGCGCTCCTATGGCTCAAATCCCAAGCCGAAGCCGAAGCCGGCGCCGGAGCCGACCCCTGGCTCGCCGAATCCGCCGACTTCAGCCGCGTGTTCGTCTCCGGCGAGTCCGCCGGGGGAAACATCGCCCACCACATGGCCGTCCGGTTCGGGCCGGCCGGGCTGAACCCGGTCCGGATCCGCGGGTTCGTTCTCATAATGCCCGGCTTCAGCGGGCCCGACCGGACCCGGTCGGAACTGGAGTGCCCGGCCGACGCGTTCCTCAACCTGGAGCTATTCGACCGGTACGCCAGGCTCGCGCTGCCGCGCGGCGCGACGAGGGACCACCCACTTTTCAACCCGTTCGGGCCGGAGAGCCCGGGCCTGGGCCCGGTCGAGACCGGCCCGGTTCTCGTGGTGGCGGCCGAGCGGGATATCCTGAGGGACCGGGACGTGGAGTACGCTACGAAGATGAGGGGGCTGGGGAAGCGCGTGGAGCTCGTGGAGTTCGAGGGGCAAGAGCACGCCTTCTTCTCGAGAATGCCGTGGTCCGAACCGGCCGGGGAGCTGGTCCGGGTCATTAAGCGGTTCGTGGACGATCTCAGCAACGAAGAATCGGTGTGA